One genomic window of Solanum dulcamara chromosome 12, daSolDulc1.2, whole genome shotgun sequence includes the following:
- the LOC129876670 gene encoding uncharacterized protein LOC129876670: MSLETDGESSTDCASETQKHSRKSYSREFLLSIRQLKICKTLPSGFDELILSEFKDTSHGIQDRQREPGSLPLQGFRRTEYNSSPPTRGDSSSYSRGNYGRWESRSSGWSDRDTDAQSDRDSDSGRRFGNQAQHTLQGSEHDGLLGSGSFPRPSAYASGTSAPKVHASNNYQSNKTNDPYHPPRPYKAGPHPRKDTDAINDETFGSVECTSEDRVEEERRRRASFELMRKEQHKILQEKQKSKTEKHKTEDIVVLLEDNEEDRTVLDKNSEADGMTTQPSANSDLGKTSFPSQNPPARPRIPPGFKTTALDKKSGSNLSHSRVTEVGQSDTEEGLLEAKAYAAPNGILHSVERQSLQEISSSYKLEHRSSHTSILKKNDQIANLSVRSDTSDRILGMEDHFNHRATLLEVHEALDEPGLIEDSTQHSDSKFAKSSDDPSTSILDKIFGHVIAINVGDSGASVMNHNSKPNDMLGSKAIQSSKFTQWFMEEDRKTTEDSSSSRPNDLLALIVGGDKIRSQAFDGNVSKSFPSEYFDQSPEPTSKVTLHMPSAPLGVPEPMYDSSKREADPPILTCEDLEHKMLSECSEKKPNLQPTSQVCGTNRLDTKEQPVNVDSNASQHLLSLLQKGPDLTNMTGKGSTVTEAWDGHDEFTVHDRSKEEDTRDSRASGKAVTLETLFGSAFMKELQSVQAPVSIQKNSVGSGLIDDSETRKSSLPGFDDGLFSSIIDGTGPKGGGKDNRLLPLNYSDQTKLDEPQNWLGSQYEVNSRHQSEMVSKSEAAEFHLPAENLFSARDHSNPQVSMVMPAGILSKGELATGSVSGGDERSLMSLEGLPLPRVSYDQSEMQLHYRLAQPSSLQFHPLQMSQGRPLFHPMDSGPAHLNPQIFNGRDSMALHEAPGRQLAGNMNRPPFHHPNGGLTGFDLPAHHPMLQQMQMAGNNPHLLHDRLRGTQVPSHLSNQAANIMQEVNRIQAFPFVPHQVNTSGRTVQMPDPDINSRSNHPEAMQRLVERQPGAPKQIHPFGGGNVQGMYSHELDMGLRYR; this comes from the exons ATGAGCTTGGAGACTGATGGTGAGAGCTCCACAGATTGTGCTTCAGAAACTCAGAA GCATTCAAGAAAATCATATTCAAGAGAGTTTCTGTTGTCAATACGTCAACTGAAGATATGCAAGACGTTACCTAGTGGGTTTGATGAGTTGATCCTGAG TGAATTTAAAGACACTTCACATGGTATACAAGACCGCCAAAGAGAACCTGGCAGCTTACCTTTGCAAGGTTTTAGACGCACCGAATATAATTCATCCCCACCTACTCGTGGGGATTCCAGTAGTTATTCGCGAGGCAATTATGGAAGATGGGAAAGCCGTTCGTCTGGATGGAGTGATCGAGATACTGATGCACAATCTGATCGGGATTCAG ATTCTGGTAGGAGATTTGGCAATCAAGCCCAGCACACTTTGCAGGGTTCTGAGCATGATGGGCTTCTTGGAAGTGGTTCATTTCCTAGGccatctgcatatgcatctgGAACATCTGCACCTAAGGTCCACGCAAGCAATAACTATCAATCTAACAAGACCAATGATCCATATCATCCTCCTCGCCCTTATAAG GCGGGACCTCACCCTCGAAAAGACACTGATGCAATCAATGATGAGACTTTTGGTTCAGTTGAGTGTACCAGTGAGGATAGAGTGGAAGAGGAAAGAAGGAGAAGAG CTTCTTTTGAGTTGATGAGGAAAGAACAGcataaaattcttcaagagAAGCAGAAGTCGAAAACGGAGAAGCATAAAACTGAGGACATTGTAGTACTACTGGAAGATAATGAGGAGGATAGAACAGTTCTGGACAAAAATAGTGAAGCAGATGGGATGACCACCCAACCTTCAGCAAACAGTGATCTGGGAAAaacttcttttccttcacaGAATCCACCAGCTAGACCGCGTATACCCCCTGGCTTTAAAACCACTGCGTTGGATAAGAAATCTGGCTCAAATTTGAGCCATTCACGCGTGACAGAG GTTGGACAATCTGATACTGAAGAAGGCCTATTGGAAGCCAAAGCCTATGCTGCCCCAAATGGTATTCTCCATAGTGTAGAGAGACAGAGCTTGCAAGAAATTAGCTCGAGTTATAAACTTGAACATAGGAGTTCACACACATCAATTTTGAAGAAGAATGACCAAATTGCTAATTTGTCAGTGAGATCAGATACTTCTGACAGGATACTTGGCATGGAAGATCACTTCAATCATAGAGCAACTCTCTTAGAGGTCCATGAAGCCTTGGATGAGCCTGGACTTATTGAAGACAGTACCCAGCATTCTGATAGCAAATTTGCTAAGTCTAGCGACGACCCTTCAACATCAATCTTGGATAAgatatttggacatgttataGCAATTAATGTTGGTGACTCTGGGGCTTCAGTTATG AATCACAATAGTAAACCAAATGACATGTTGGGCTCCAAGGCTATACAGTCTTCGAAGTTCACTCAGTGGTTTATGGAAGAAG ATAGGAAGACAACAGAAGACTCCTCTTCAAGTAGGCCAAATGATTTGCTTGCGTTAATTGTTGGTGGCGATAAAATCAGATCGCAAGCTTTTGATGGAAACGTTTCAAAAAGCTTTCCGTCTGAATATTTTGATCAAAGTCCTGAGCCTACAAGTAAGGTCACATTGCATATGCCTTCTGCACCACTTGGGGTCCCTGAGCCTATGTATGATTCTAGTAAAAGGGAGGCAGACCCGCCGATCCTTACGTGTGAGGACCTTGAACATAAAATGTTGTCAGAGTGTAGTGAAAAGAAACCTAATCTGCAGCCTACTTCACAAGTTTGTGGTACTAATCGCTTAGACACTAAAGAACAACCGGTAAATGTGGACAGCAATGCATCTCAACACCTCCTCTCATTATTACAGAAGGGGCCAGATCTTACAAATATGACAGGGAAGGGCAGTACTGTCACTGAAGCCTGGGATGGACATGATGAGTTTACTGTCCATGACAGATCCAAGGAGGAAGATACCAGGGATTCTCGCGCTTCAGGAAAGGCAGTTACACTAGAAACCCTTTTTGGATCTGCTTTTATGAAGGAGCTGCAATCTGTACAAGCCCCAGTTTCAATTCAGAAGAACTCAGTTGGTTCTGGACTAATTGATGATTCAGAGACACGCAAGTCATCCTTGCCTGGTTTTGATGATGGCCTTTTTTCTTCCATAATTGATGGTACTGGACCAAAAGGAGGTGGAAAGGATAACAGGCTCTTGCCATTGAATTACAGTGATCAAACCAAGCTGGACGAGCCTCAAAACTGGCTGGGATCCCAGTATGAAGTTAATTCAAGGCACCAGAGTGAAATGGTTTCCAAGAGTGAGGCTGCTGAATTTCATCTGCCTGCAGAAAACTTATTTAGTGCTCGTGATCATTCGAATCCCCAGGTCTCGATGGTTATGCCTGCAGGAATTTTGAGTAAAGGAGAGTTGGCAACTGGTAGTGTGTCTGGTGGTGATGAAAGGTCCTTGATGAGTCTAGAAGGTCTGCCTTTACCGCGTGTTTCCTATGATCAGTCTGAAATGCAATTGCACTATCGTCTTGCTCAACCATCATCTCTGCAGTTTCATCCTTTGCAAATGAGCCAAGGGAGGCCATTATTTCATCCGATGGATTCTGGTCCTGCTCATTTAAATCCTCAGATTTTCAATGGTCGAGATAGCATGGCTTTACATGAAGCTCCTGGCCGTCAGCTTGCTGGAAATATGAATCGACCTCCATTTCACCACCCTAATGGTGGGCTGACAGGGTTTGATCTCCCTGCTCATCATCCTATGCTGCAGCAGATGCAGATGGCTGGAAATAACCCTCATCTGCTACATGACCGTCTAAGGGGCACACAGGTTCCTTCACATCTCAGTAATCAAGCAGCCAACATTATGCAGGAAGTTAACAGAATTCAAGCTTTCCCTTTTGTGCCACACCAAGTCAACACTAGTGGCCGTACTGTGCAAATGCCAG ATCCAGATATAAACAGCAGAAGCAATCATCCTGAGGCCATGCAAAGGCTTGTTGAGAGGCAACCTGGGGCTCCTAAGCAGATCCACCCTTTTGGTGGCGGCAATGTCCAGGGGATGTACAGTCACGAGCTTGACATGGGATTGCGATATAGATAG